A stretch of Meiothermus sp. QL-1 DNA encodes these proteins:
- a CDS encoding Rab family GTPase, translated as MIQKKVCMLGAFAVGKTSLVARFVHGFFSEKYHTTIGVKIDKKLLEVEGKRVGLVVWDLYGEDRFLRVEPFYLRGSAGYLLVADGTRPETLEVAQEMQERASAELGPVPFVLLLNKHDLPWRLEGARVEGLRALGWAVHYTSAKSGEGVEEAFLALARRLLS; from the coding sequence GTGATCCAGAAGAAGGTGTGCATGCTGGGGGCTTTCGCTGTGGGCAAGACCAGCCTGGTGGCCCGTTTTGTGCACGGCTTCTTCTCCGAGAAATACCACACCACCATCGGGGTCAAGATTGACAAAAAGCTCTTGGAGGTGGAGGGAAAGCGGGTGGGGCTGGTAGTTTGGGACCTGTACGGCGAGGACCGCTTCCTGCGGGTGGAGCCCTTTTACCTGCGTGGAAGTGCGGGCTACTTGCTGGTGGCCGACGGCACCCGGCCAGAGACTTTAGAGGTTGCGCAGGAGATGCAAGAGCGGGCCAGCGCCGAGCTGGGGCCGGTGCCTTTTGTTCTACTGCTCAACAAGCACGACCTGCCCTGGAGGCTGGAGGGGGCCCGGGTAGAGGGGCTGCGGGCTTTGGGTTGGGCAGTGCACTACACCAGCGCCAAAAGCGGCGAGGGGGTGGAGGAGGCCTTTTTGGCCCTGGCTCGGCGCCTTCTTTCTTAG